One Corythoichthys intestinalis isolate RoL2023-P3 chromosome 9, ASM3026506v1, whole genome shotgun sequence DNA window includes the following coding sequences:
- the g0s2 gene encoding G0/G1 switch protein 2: MIKKISLSATTATKTTTMQKQLLANSCIADDEPLEMEGMQEFLRFSKEMLSQKPSRHLLKVYLIGSVFAILGTVIGLVEKVSHPFSSGEPMDAELFTMSEEMRTIASMTQSDAQVQATEQEKDQNKIQSMTFAKVQGQRNLSRRLHASRS; this comes from the exons ATGATTAAAAAGATAAGCCTCTCTgcaacaacagcaacaaaaacaacaaca ATGCAAAAACAGCTTTTGGCAAACTCTTGCATAGCAGATGATGAACCACTGGAAATGGAAGGCATGCAAGAGTTTTTACGATTCTCCAAGGAGATGCTTAGCCAGAAACCCAGTCGGCATCTGCTCAAGGTCTACTTGATAGGCTCTGTTTTTGCAATACTAGGCACGGTCATCGGACTGGTTGAGAAGGTGTCTCACCCATTCTCTTCAGGAGAACCAATGGACGCAGAGTTGTTCACAATGTCTGAGGAGATGAGAACTATTGCATCCATGACGCAAAGCGATGCGCAGGTGCAGGCCACAGAACAGGAGAAAGATCAGAACAAGATCCAGAGCATGACATTCGCCAAAGTCCAAGGTCAAAGAAATTTGTCTCGGCGCCTTCATGCTTCGAGAAgctga